The following proteins are co-located in the Meleagris gallopavo isolate NT-WF06-2002-E0010 breed Aviagen turkey brand Nicholas breeding stock chromosome 13, Turkey_5.1, whole genome shotgun sequence genome:
- the CA5A gene encoding carbonic anhydrase 5A, mitochondrial: CSYRLRNALHPLWQSPLTIPGGSRQSPINIQWRDSVYDPVLKPLKISYDPTTCLHIWNNGYSFLVEFDDSADKSIIVGGPLENQYRLKQFHFHWGAINEWGSEHTVDSKFYPAELHLVHWNAVVYPTFEEAVMEGDGLAVIGVFLKLGAHHEGLQTLVDALPAIKHKDTVIEFDVFDPSCLLPPCPDYWTYAGSLTTPPLTESVTWIIKKQPIEVDENQLEAFRMLLFTSDGEEEKRMVDNFRPLQPLMNRTVRSSFQSRHLLDIEAQYSDHAQQIRP, translated from the exons TGCTCGTACCGCCTGCGGAACGCCC TGCATCCGCTTTGGCAGAGCCCACTTACAATTCCTGGGGGCAGTCGACAGTCTCCTATCAACATCCAGTGGAGGGACAGCGTCTATGACCCCGTCCTGAAGCCTCTGAAGATCAGTTATGACCCAACAACGTGTCTTCACATCTGGAACAACGGGTATTCGTTCCTGGTGGAGTTTGATGATTCTGCTGATAAATCGA tcatcGTTGGAGGTCCCTTGGAAAACCAGTACAGATTGAAGCAGTTCCACTTCCACTGGGGAGCCATCAACGAATGGGGATCAGAGCACACAGTTGACAGTAAATTCTACCCAGCAGAG CTGCATTTAGTACATTGGAATGCTGTGGTGTACCCAACTTTTGAAGAAGCTGTGATGGAAGGTGATGGCTTGGCTGTAATTGGAGTCTTTTTAAAG CTAGGAGCACATCACGAAGGGCTGCAGACGTTGGTGGATGCCTTGCCAGCAATTAAACACAAG GACACTGTTATTGAGTTTGATGTCTTCGACCCCTCCTGCCTGTTACCTCCATGCCCTGATTACTGGACATATGCAGGCTCTTTGACCACTCCCCCACTTACTGAGTCAGTCACGTGGATTATTAAGAAGCAGCCAATAGAGGTTGATGAGAATCAG CTGGAGGCATTTCGGATGCTGCTCTTTACTTCAGATGgtgaagaagagaagaggatGGTGGACAACTTTCGCCCTCTTCAGCCATTAATGAACAGAACTGTCCGCTCATCCTTCCAGAGCAGGCATCTCTTAGATATTGAAGCACAATACTCGGACCACGCTCAGCAGATCAGGCCATAG